ATTATTACATCACGCTGCTGTATGAACATGGAGAGATTCCCTGATTACAGCTTACAGAAGAAAATACATGCCAAAATATCTCCCGAAATCTTAAACATCTCGGATTTGAGATGCAAATTAACTTAAATGAAAAGGGCTACCCATAGAAACCTATACAAATGCAGAGGGAACTTCTCGGCCTGTATTTTGAGCTGCAGGTTTCGAAGTTTAACGCATTCCAAATGGGTTAGATAAGCAACACATCTAATGTTGCCTGGAACCAAAAAGGTACTGTTAGTTCACCATAACTATAGGGGTTCAGGACTCTATTTCTATCAGCTAAATCTCCGAAGCCAGCTGGATGCTCAAAGTATTTTACAGTGAGAGTATATTAAGTATCTTTGAAGGGAGAACTCTTTTGCCCACTGATCTGCCTTGGCTGCAGTGGAGACTTTAACAGCTTCTTCAATGTCTCCACTATCTTACCAAAAGATGGGCGCTGAGCTGGATCACTGCCAACAGAAAATCAAAAGGCATCATAAACAGAACAAATATAACCaacagttgtaatttttttagctCGTCTTGAAACAAAACAGCAACTTATATAGTTTGGGATGGATAGGACTCTTAGAGACAGCAGCTGGATCATGGTATTAGACACAAGACAGCTATGATTGTCCAGAGAAGTATATCAGAACAGTAGAAGTCCTGCACATCTCAGGCAAGTGCAATTGAATCTGGTGTTCTGACAAAATGGAATAAGCGATCAATTCTTGACTGGTTACGAACAGAGCATAATGATCAAGAAGCACCCATATCTTGTAGGCACTTTAATTGTAACGCAAATTGCATGCAGAAGCCTAAATGCTTTCAATATGATGGAATGAACAGTCTTCAATAATGAAAATGTGCTGGAGTGTtgttcttaatttaaaaaatcttagcaGGGAAAGCATATTCCATCTTGAAAATACCCCGGCTCTTAACTGTGGAGCACACAAGTACTATAAACAACTATGGAACCCAAGAGTACTTACTCCGCCCAGCAAGATTCCATGAGAGAAGCCAATACTGGCGGTGTGTTCTGGGGAATAGAAAGCCTTCTATTCTGAAAGGCTACAGCTCCAACCACCTGAAAGGTTCCACCATGTCGccttaatcataaaaaaaagagtgggAGTGTCTAACAATCTGACGAGCTGCGGGTGTCAGTTTTATGTTTCACCTGGGCAGGGCAAAGTCCGCTCCAAGGTTGTTGCATAGTCATAAGCTCCCATAGGATGACTCCAAAACtgtaaacatcagacttctcGTTGGAAGGCTCTCCACGAAGGAATTCTGGAGCCATCCACTCGGgctgaaaataaaagcaagagaGTTACATGCCTGATTGAAGCACTGCGAAGTAAATTTTCAACCTGCATGATATTAACTGGAAATTATCTGATTTTCTAGATTAGAGAAGAGTGATATTCAAAAGCCtaatcagaaaagaaaaaagcaaaacgaAAAAGGTCTGATGATAATGAACAAGAATGCTGTAGCTCTCAACACCATAGGAGTCTGGAAGTCGACAAAATTCTGTACAACAGCTTCAACAAATTCTCATGCCTACAATTATATTAGTCTAATCTCTTGGAGAAACAACTGTCTGaagaattcaattaaataacaaaCACAACAAGGGAATTTTCACGATGCAAATGAACACGGATAACTTAAAGCAGATAATATTAAGAGAGAGAATTACTGTTCCAGCCACTGATTTTGATGATATGAAAGAGTTAGCTTTGAATCTGGACAACCCAAAATCACACACCTGAACATGAAATTAACAATTGAGGTTAAAAATATGCAGCAAGCTGCCTGAAAGTTGAATACCATTCATGTGAATATTTGATCATTTACCTTTACTGTCCAGTTTTTATCAACCAACAAATTTGGAGATTTAAGGTCCCAGTGAACAACTGGAGGATCAAGACAGTGAAGATAATTGATCCCCTTGGCCTGCTCCCAAAAAAGAACATCAAGTTTTGCTAAAAACATCAGAAATCAAAAGCACTATGAACAACACTATCACACACCACATCAAGTGCCATACGTAAACGCCTCCTTTGATCCAGTACTTCGCCTGCAGCAGGTCGGTGTATGAGGCGGTATAGACTGCCCCTGTTCAGAAACTCTGGTTAGCATGATATTTCTTGTTAGTGAAAGATGAACATCAACCGGTTACTGTGCTAAAAATTGGATGATACCTTGGCAGATATTCTGTCACAATCGATAGATGAGGGCGCTTTGTAACGGCACCCATGAAGAGAACTACATTTGGATGACGAACACGTTTCATTATTGCAAcctgaaaaaacattaattataactTGATCTGTAGCAGTGTTATTCGCCGCAGAAATAACACACCCAAAGCTGGTAATCTTTGAAGAAGAAAGCCTTAAAACCTAACAATATATAGAGGAATACCCTGTGACATGCTTAGATTTTTCACTCAACCAGTAAAAATCAAAGAGATGATAAGGTGCAACCTATAATACACTGACAGCAATTTGTATTCAAGACAATCAGCTATTCAAAAGACCAATAACATTAACCAATACTCATGCAAGGTACAGCCCATGGTTGTTGGATTCCATACATTTGCATGGACAGGTGTAGCACTAAAAGACAGCATATACGGAAGAGAGTGACCAAAACCATGGAAGTACATGGGTGAGAAATCAAGAGTTCTCATTTGCTTCCATGGAAGTACATGGGTGTGAAATCAAGAGTTCTCATTTGCTTGTTTAGCTAACTGTTAAAATTCCAACACAATGGTGACTAGAGCATATAGATAAATCACGAGcagaacaaaagaaacaaaaaaattaagaggagAATAAAGTAGCATTTTGAAAAGATTGGGACTAGGGGGGAGGGAAACTTAGAAGCATGCATGGAGAGATGACACAAAATCTGCAcatcagcaaataataaagatgaaatAGATAGGGTGCATTTACACACCTCTCTTAAGAACTCCCTCAACTGATCATCATGAAAATCTTGAACAATTAGAACCTTGACAGCAACATCCTGTATTGACACAAAGGGATTTACTTTCTGAAATCAATAAAGAATAGCACAACCAAACATTCGTATGACGTCGAAGACCAGAGGAGCTGTGCAGGCGTGCAGCAGAATCAACTTCAAATGACTAATCATGGAAAAATCAATGAACACGTATCTAAGAGGAATATACTCACAGATCCGTGCCATTCAGCACGATGCACCGTACCAAATGAGCCTGCAAGGATAAAATGAGAGCACAGCACTTCATTTAATTGCTTCTAGGAGAAGAATAATGATCGAATACTTCAAGAACATCAATCCTAGGCTTCTAGAGATAATGAGAAGCAAAAGATTTACCAGCTCCAACACGCTCTTTGATATGTAACTCTTCCCATGAGATCTCAAGCCAATCTATGGCAAGTGAAGGTTCAAGATTCAAATATCTTGGGATGGTCACAGAAGGAAGTCTGGCTTGATTGCCGATTATGCTCTCAATTTCCTTCTTATCCGACTGACTGGATaggtttattttggtttgcttgACAACACTGTTTATGACTGGACCTCCAGATACAACTTTCTCTATCTTGAAAGTTTGTTGTGTAATAACTTGTTCTTCTTCAAGTCCAGAACATTCATGTACAGATCGCCCAGCTGCGTCAGGAGCTTCAGCATTCCTTATCAAATCCAAAGGCATCAGGGACGATTCTTTTCCAAGGCAAACTTGATCCACTGGTACATAAGTGGACGGTTTCAGATATTCAAGCCAACCATCAACCACTGTGTGTTCCTCTACTTCCTTATTGCCTGCGAGAGATTGCTccccattaaataaaattgtaaaacaagaaaaaggttTGCATTAAATAGGAATAGATACCAATGTAGGAAACCTTGTTGCTTAATAAGGTGGGAAAGAAAATAACAGAAATTTAGAGTTGTCAGCTATCCATGGAAATCAAGAATGCTTGCTATTGCAAACACTTGCAATGCAAATGCCAAACAAAACAGAAGTGCAAAGAACCAATATGTTATATGTTacacaaccaaaaaaaacttaagtggTAGCTATGTCATCGTTGGTTACCCTAATTCCTAAAGTTACTCCCACCCCTTTGACGCATGATGCATGTAAAAGTTAACTCTGTGAGGCATACCTGAACATAGAGGATTTTCAGGAAATGCACACAACTGCTTACAGTCTTGAATCTCATAAGGTGCATCATCAATGTAAGGTTGTTGGGATTCTTTTATATGTGGGATTTGAAAAGGTGAAGGCACTGAAGAAAGGAATCCTCCATTTATTGTGGAATCTGGACCATGGAGATTTCCTGGCTGCCCAACTAGATCAACTACATATTCCCTGTTAAGAAAATGCACTCCTCTGTATTAGCAAAACATGAAAATGGTAGACTACCATATGTAAAGGAGACAAGTTCAAAGACATTCATAATTCCATCTAATTGGATTATGGAACAGTTTTCTGGTGATCTAAACAGTTACCCATATTTAGGGAAAATCATGAACTGGGAACACACATAGATTGGCAATGGTCAAATAGATGCAATGGCGGCCAAAAGTTCATATGGATACTAGTCAATgtataaaccaaaataaataacaaataaatgaacaaaaaatgatACTTAACATCTCGAAAACCATTATTGCTGCATAGACAAAATTGCTTggacaccatgaagaaaagaACATATGGCTAAGTATATACTCGGGGTTCAAAATTGAAGTGACATAACTAAATGTTAAATCATCTTGCAAAAATTACAAACATTCTTCAGCAAATAAAGAAATCTAGAAGACTGGCTAGAGCTTTCCTCAActtgttttactttttcttgtttcattttaTCTCACGTGATAATGTAAGGTAGAATTAAAAGTATCATACCTTGACAACTGCCTGTCATCCTGGATTTTGACAAGACAAGAAGACCGGTGATCAGCTACACAGTACTTGCAACCCCGAGCGATCCGACACGGCAAACCTATATAGTCTGCCAATTTCTGCACATGCCAAAATATATCACCACAGGTTACTAATGCATGGAGAAACTCACCTTTTTATAGTATAATGATCATGCGCCCACAGATTTAAAATCGGTTTTGGGTACTTCTACAAATAGTAAGTTGCTGAAAATGTAATTTTCCTATCTGCTTCACCGTGATCttggtatatttattttcaactttaattGGATTTAACAAGACATCAGCATAAGGACCCTGTCTACAACGATACAATGGAAAGATAGCTGCCCATGGTGTGCTTTACTCAATGATGCTCAGAAACAGACATGATCCACCGGCAATGAAATTAGTTTTCAAAGATTAAGCTTATATCCTTCAGTAAGTGCTACAAATATTAACTGCAAGCACAAAATGTTACGCGGAACAATCAGATAGGCTTGACATCATAGTAGGACCCACATGAATTAAAGATTTCAAACAAATAGTCATTTACTGCAACAAGCTACAAATACCTCACTTAGTGATCAGGGGAAAGAGCACTCTTAATGGATTGCTTTATATAATTGTGGGTGACACTTGATTCTTCTAAATCAGTTGCACTCTCATGTGATACCATGCCCCTGTTCAGACAGTCAGGTGTGCTTTAAAAACTTCCTTCTATTAAGAAAAGTGAATCCTGGCACCATATCTATGAACTAAATGTgatcttccaaaaaaaaaagtttcttcaAATTGGTCGTAAGACGGTAcaaattgagaaggaaaattaaagaacaaaacacaaaaaagcgAACTGCCAGATTTTTCCATCCTAATACCTAATGAAAAACATGTGTACCCACTCAACTGGCAGTCACATCAATCCATACAAAAGAGAAATGAAACAACAAAGACACCAAAGCCTTCATCCCTAATCCTAAGAAAATGTGATGGATTACAAGCCTACATATCAAGAGAACCTTCTTGCAAAAACCAAATAATTCCTCCATGTAACACATATATCCAATAGAATTTCGTGAAAGTTTAAATATGATAACAATTATAGTATAATCACCAGCCATTGGCATTTAATATTACTGAATTCCAGAGCTAGCATCCTTTGAGGAGGATTAGCTAGGGGCTCTGATAAAAAATCGCTATGAACCTGTGctcttgaactaaaaaaaaataaaaaatcagatgAGTATTTCCTAAATCATGCAGTAGTTGATCTCAAATTTCCCATGTAGAAAATTCCCTGACAGGACCTTATGAATTATATATGTATAGAGTCCACTGCAACCCTCCCTCCCCCAATCTGAAATTTCCAAAGTAGGGTGTAGATACCACCACGCATGTACACATAGATATCCTATCCAATTAGATTACCATGAAGGCTAAGTATCCACCAACAAATATCCTTCAGTTCAATCAAGTATCTTCTCTGTAGCACCAACTCGTTGAAGGTTTATAAATCAGTGGACTATTAGTGTTCTTTTGATGGACGAAGGAACTAGTGACAGAAACCAataccgattttttttttttaattaagaaaagtaCCATgtattttttaccttgaaaagaaTGGCGCGATGTCTGCAGAGTCCCATGGATAGGCTACCAATAGGGAGCACAATACACTTATGGAAGTCCCTCAACCTCCTGCTAGCCAGTTTCCATCGCTTGTGGAGATCTCCTTGCTCCCAGAGGAAACTTCCCCTAAACATTTAATCCCACaaaaaagagggggggggggacacAAGCCTGATAAGTGAACATTCAATTAGATAACAAAGAGTAATCCTATCATGATAGACACCTTACCCCATGTAAATAGCAACAAGTTTGCCCAGTTGCTCCACCAACACCAACGTGCTCTCCGAAGCACAATACAGTTCTTGAGCTTTATCCTCCAACTCTTTAAGACGCGAGTCACCACGTCTATCAACAAGAACCACCTCCATTGATGTCTCACTTGGTTCAATTTCTTTGAGCGACATTAATGTTGGCATCCTACTTCCTTCCTCATCCTCATTGCACATCACCCATAGATATGGATTCATTCCCAAAATGTTATAGAATCCATCCGTTATTTTGTCACTATACGACAAGCATCCACTCACCTGGAACGACAAATTAACACTATCATATGCATTCGTcatgacaggaaaaaaaaaaatcgtaagaaaaaaattatgggaTGGATTGTACTGTACCCAGAGACGATACGAAACGGTTCGTGCATCGGGGGCTTCAGGTACGCCTTCCTGCAGAAGCAA
This is a stretch of genomic DNA from Populus alba chromosome 11, ASM523922v2, whole genome shotgun sequence. It encodes these proteins:
- the LOC118031451 gene encoding serine/threonine-protein kinase CTR1 isoform X1 encodes the protein MPHRTTYFFPRQFPDRSGFNASSSSKQALDHGNTKVTKDAFNFENDPRKPSSKDLYSTVGKNTSETTATPTTITTPISDLFTSSDDEKYHPRTKQFGEDDKYIQKKKHLAAFFDWLSEKKVEKSTSHVKLQRLSTEEDCQLLVTPEPEPEPVLPAPGIIKERDVDRNFDRQVSLPRLSSGSSYAGSLFSGITTLDGNFTTDIKFDTSTTVHVPTMKQEVVQEVTEGKEDQENKNENLMLKTKESYYLQLSLAKRLSAQAGIASELLLLQEGVPEAPDARTVSYRLWVSGCLSYSDKITDGFYNILGMNPYLWVMCNEDEEGSRMPTLMSLKEIEPSETSMEVVLVDRRGDSRLKELEDKAQELYCASESTLVLVEQLGKLVAIYMGGSFLWEQGDLHKRWKLASRRLRDFHKCIVLPIGSLSMGLCRHRAILFKKLADYIGLPCRIARGCKYCVADHRSSCLVKIQDDRQLSREYVVDLVGQPGNLHGPDSTINGGFLSSVPSPFQIPHIKESQQPYIDDAPYEIQDCKQLCAFPENPLCSGNKEVEEHTVVDGWLEYLKPSTYVPVDQVCLGKESSLMPLDLIRNAEAPDAAGRSVHECSGLEEEQVITQQTFKIEKVVSGGPVINSVVKQTKINLSSQSDKKEIESIIGNQARLPSVTIPRYLNLEPSLAIDWLEISWEELHIKERVGAGSFGTVHRAEWHGSDVAVKVLIVQDFHDDQLREFLREVAIMKRVRHPNVVLFMGAVTKRPHLSIVTEYLPRGSLYRLIHRPAAGEVLDQRRRLRMALDVAKGINYLHCLDPPVVHWDLKSPNLLVDKNWTVKVCDFGLSRFKANSFISSKSVAGTPEWMAPEFLRGEPSNEKSDVYSFGVILWELMTMQQPWSGLCPAQVVGAVAFQNRRLSIPQNTPPVLASLMESCWADDPAQRPSFGKIVETLKKLLKSPLQPRQISGQKSSPFKDT
- the LOC118031451 gene encoding serine/threonine-protein kinase CTR1 isoform X2, producing MPHRTTYFFPRQFPDRSGFNASSSSKQALDHGNTKVTKDAFNFENDPRKPSSKDLYSTVGKNTSETTATPTTITTPISDLFTSSDDEKYHPRTKQFGEDDKYIQKKKHLAAFFDWLSEKKVEKSTSHVKLQRLSTEEDCQLLVTPEPEPEPVLPAPGIIKERDVDRNFDRQVSLPRLSSGSSYAGSLFSGITTLDGNFTTDIKFDTSTTVHVPTMKQEVVQEVTEGKEDQENKNENLMLKTKESYYLQLSLAKRLSAQAGIASELLLLQEGVPEAPDARTVSYRLWVSGCLSYSDKITDGFYNILGMNPYLWVMCNEDEEGSRMPTLMSLKEIEPSETSMEVVLVDRRGDSRLKELEDKAQELYCASESTLVLVEQLGKLVAIYMGGSFLWEQGDLHKRWKLASRRLRDFHKCIVLPIGSLSMGLCRHRAILFKKLADYIGLPCRIARGCKYCVADHRSSCLVKIQDDRQLSREYVVDLVGQPGNLHGPDSTINGGFLSSVPSPFQIPHIKESQQPYIDDAPYEIQDCKQLCAFPENPLCSGNKEVEEHTVVDGWLEYLKPSTYVPVDQVCLGKESSLMPLDLIRNAEAPDAAGRSVHECSGLEEEQVITQQTFKIEKVVSGGPVINSVVKQTKINLSSQSDKKEIESIIGNQARLPSVTIPRYLNLEPSLAIDWLEISWEELHIKERVGAGSFGTVHRAEWHGSDVAVKVLIVQDFHDDQLREFLREVAIMKRVRHPNVVLFMGAVTKRPHLSIVTEYLPRGSLYRLIHRPAAGEVLDQRRRLRMALDVAKGINYLHCLDPPVVHWDLKSPNLLVDKNWTVKVCDFGLSRFKANSFISSKSVAGTPEWMAPEFLRGEPSNEKSDVYSFGVILWELMTMQQPWSGLCPAQVVGAVAFQNRRLSIPQNTPPVLASLMESCWAETPDSIALA